GTTGACGCCGTCCCGGCACGCCTGCCGGAGCGCCGCGAGCGCCGACCGCACGGCCTTCCCGTCGCGGGTCCTCCTGACCTCCGCGAGCGAGCGCCGCTGCTCCTCCTCGGTCGCCTCGTCGATGTACAGGATCGGGAGGGGGGGCTCCTCGCCGCTGTCGGTGAACTCGTTGACGCCGACCACGATCTTCTCGCCGTCGTCCAGGGCACGCTGGTAGCGGTAGGCGGCGTCCATGATCTCTTTCTGCGGGAACCCGGCTTCGATCGCCTCGACCATCCCGCCGAACGCGTCGATCCTCCGGAAGTAGTCGAACGTCCCCTGTTCCATGCGCCTCGTCATCTCCTCGACGAAGTACGAGCCGCCGAGCGGGTCGATCGTGTTCGCGACGCCGGATTCGTGCGCGATGATCTGCTGGGTCCGGAGCGCGACCTTGACCGCGAAATCGGTCGGCAGCGCGAGCGTCTCGTCGAGAGAATTCGTGTGGAGGGAATTGGTGCCGCCGAGTACCGCCGCGAGCGCCTGGAGCGCCGTGCGGACGACGTTGTTGTAGGGCTGCTGGGCGGTCAGCGAACAGCCCGCCGTCTGCGTGTGGAACCGGCAGCTCCAGGAGCGGGGGTCCTTCGCGCCGAACCGCTCGCGCATCGTCTTCGCCCAGACCCGCCGAGCGGCCCGGAACTTCGCGATCTCCTCGAAGAAGTCGTTGTGGGCGTTGAAGAAGAACGAGAGGCGGGGCGCGAAGGCATCCACGTCGAGACCGGCCTCGATCCCGTACTGGACGTACTCGACTCCGTCGCGCAGCGTGAAGGCCAGCTCCTGGAGGGCCGTCGAGCCCGCCTCCCGGATGTGGTACCCGGAAATCGAGATCGTGTTCCACTTCGGGACGTTCTCGGCGCAGAAGCGGAACTGGTCGGTGATGAGGCGCATCGAGGGGCGCGGCGGGAAGATGTACTCCTTCTGCGCGATGTACTCCTTGAGGATGTCGTTCTGCAGCGTTCCGCCGACGCGGGACCAGGGCGTCCCGTGCTTCTCCGCGACCGCGAGATACATCGCGAGAGCGATCGGGGCGGTCGAGTTGATCGTCATCGACGTGGTCACCGCGCCGAGGTCGATCCCGTCGAAGAGCGTCTCCATGTCGGCGAGCGAGTCGACCGCGACCCCGCACTTGCCCACCTCGCCTTTCGCCATCTCGTGGTCGGAGTCGTAGCCGTAGAGCGTCGGCAGGTGGAAAGCCGTCGAAAGCCCGGTCTGCCCGTGGGCCAGGAGGTACTTGAACCGGGCGTTCGTCTGCCGCGCCGAGCCGTATCCGGCGAAGAGGCGCATCGTCCAGAGCTTGCCGCGGTACATCGTCGGCTGCACCCCGCGCGTGTAGGGGTATTCGCCGGGCCAGCCGAGGTCGCGCTCGAAATCGAAGCCGGGCTGCGTGTCGGGACCCCCGAGCTCCGGAACCTCCTGCGAGGAAACCGTCGTGAAGTCGGACTTCCAGGCGGGAACTTTTTCGAACGCCTCGCGGGCTTTCTCGTCCCAGCGGCGCCGTCCCTCCGAAACGCCCTCCGGGACGAGCGGGTTCGATTCCTTTTCGCCCATCGCCCGATTATCGCCGATCGCGTCTTTTCGGGCCAAACCTTTTCCGATAGAGTCAGCGGCCGTGTCCGACGACCGAAAATACCGTCATCGAGGCTACATGGATTCCGGTTCCGGCGGCGACGTGCCCCGCGGACCGCGAGGGCGCACCGACGAGGGAGCCCCGCCGCGCAGCGAAGGGGCGCCGCGAGGGCGCAGCGCCGGCTTCGACAAGGACCTGGTCGTCCAGTGCAAGAAGTGCGGGCAGCGCGTCCCCGGACTCGAGGAACCGGTTCCCGGCGCGACGTGCCCGAAATGCGGCGCCGCGCTCCACTCCTGCGTGCAATGCCGCTACTTCGATTCGGCCGCGCGATGGGAGTGTTCCCGCCACGCCGAGATTCCCGCCCGGGTGGCGGTCAAGACCGCCGGGAACGAGTGTCCCGTCTTCTCTCCCCTCGCCGGATTCGATCTGACGGGGACCCGCGCGCCGGAAACGCCGTCGGACGCGCGGCGAGCGTTCGACGCGCTCTTCAAGAAGTAGGAGGGACCGTTGCGACGACGCTCCCGTCATCCGGCCGGATTCCTCTGCGCCGCGGCGGGCGCGCTCCTGGCGTCCGTCGCCGCGTCCGCCGCGCAGCGGCCGAACGTCGAGCTCCGGACGGCGATCCTCCCCCCCTCCCTCGTCATCGCCTACCCCTCGCGGGGATCGCTGCTCGACTGGCCGAAGTACTGCGGCAATCTCGCGATGACGGGGGTCGCGGCCGCGGAACGGGCGATCTCGACGACTTCGGCGCCCGGATTCGTCTCCGCCTGGACCGATACCCTTCCCGGGACGATCGCGTCGTCTCCGATCGTCGTCGACGGACGCGTCTACGTCGGCGACTGGTCGGGGAAGGAGTGGGCCCTCGACGCCTCGAGCGGGGCCGTCCTGGGAAGCGCCGATCTCGGAACGACGTCCGCGCCGAAGTGCAACCCGCCGACGATCGGGATCACCTCCGCGCCCGCGGTGACCGGAGGCGTCGTTTACGTCGCCGGCGGCGACGACGGTTTCTACGCGCTCGACGCGCAGACCCTCGCGGTGCTCTGGCGAACCTCCCTCGGAAACAACCTTCACGGCTACTACGGCTGGTGCTCCCCGGCGGTGATCGACGGCGTCGTCTACCAGGGGGTTTCGAGCAACTGCGACAATCCCTTCATTCCCGGCGCGGTCGACGCCCTCGACGCGGCGACGGGAACGATCACGGCCTCGGTCGATCTTTCGGGCGGGGTGACGGGCGCGGGCGTCTGGTCGTCCCCGGCAATCGACCGGGCGGCGGGGACGGTCTTCGTGACGGTCGCCTCCGGCAACAGCTACGAACTCGGCCGGAGCTACTCGATCGCCCGCCTCGCGGTGGGATCCCTCGCGGTCGAGGATCACTGGAAGATTCCGCCGGAGGATTACGCGAACGTCCCGGACGCCGACTGGGGATCTTCGCCGACGCTCTTCACCGATTCCGGGGCGCGGGATCTCGTCGGCGCCGGACAGAAGGACGGTTACTACTACGCTTTCCTCCGCGGCGACCTGGCCGGCGGGCCGGTCTGGAAGACGGCGCTGGCGGTCGGAGGCGAGTGCCCACAGTGCGGACACGGGACGATCTCGACGGCGGCCTTCGACGGGAAGCGGATCTACGTCGGCGCCGGCGTTACTCCGGACTACACGGCGTACGGCTCGGTGAACGCGCTCGACCCGGCCACGGGCTCGATCCTCTGGACGTACAAGGCGCCGGGGGCGGTGCTCGCGCCGATCTCCTTCGCCAACGGGGTGGTGTTCGCCGCCGGCGGAAAGCGCTGCGTCGCTCTCGATGCCGAAACGGGGACCCTTCTGTGGCAGACCGAGACCGCGGCCCCGCTCTACGGCGGGATCGCGATCTCGAACGGCCGGATCTTCTTCGGCGACGTGGCGGGAAACCTGTACGCCTTCTCGGTACCGGTTCCCGCGCCCTGAGCTCCGCTCAGCGCGTCGGGAGGAGCGCTTCCCGCGCGAGATGCGCGACGCCGCGCGCCGAGAACGGGAGAGAGGACGTCATGAAGCAGGAATGCGTGCACCAGCAGGCGCGCGCGGCGATCCGGCTCCTCATCTCCTTCGCCTTCGGGGAAAACCACGCCTTCCGGAAGGACCAGTCGAAATCGCGGATGTTGCCGACCTCCCACATCACCTCGCAGAGCGCGACGGTGCCCTCGGGATTGAGCACGCCGGAGATCGTCCCCGCGTAGCAGGGATAGACCATCCGCTCCTGCTCGAGCGTCGCGAGCTCGGCCGTGCGCGCGCCGACTTTGAGGTGGCGCAGGATCGGCCGATAGCGGTCGAATCGCTCCCAGTACGGACGCAGGAACCGGAGGCGCTCCGCATACTCCTCCGCGGTCAGCGCGCGAATGGTCGGATCGGGAAACGGAGGCCGGAGCAGCTCGAAGGAGTGAAAATCGATGTCGGGGAAATTCGCGGCGACCCAGGACGTGATCTCGGGCAGATCGTCCATGTTGAAAGACGCGAGCACGGTCTGCACGTTGAGGACGAAGCCGCGCGTGCGCTCCTTGAGCTTCGCGAGCCGCCGGTAGGTTTCGATCACCTTCGGGAAGTTGCCCCGCGCCCCGCGGATCGCGTCGTGCCTTTCCCCGAGGTGATCGAGCGAGAGGCCGACGGTGAACGTCTGCCGGTCGTCCTTCCGGGATGCGAGCGCGTCCGCGACCACCGATTCGACCTGCTCCGGGATCAGCGAATTGGTCGGCATCGTGACGTTCGACGCGTCATGGCGTCCGTAGAGGAGCCGGGTGATCTCCGGCAGGTCCCGGTTCAGCGTCGGCTCTCCTCCCGTGAGGACGACCGAGTAGAGCGCGCCGAGATCGGCGAGCGCGCGGTCGTAGTCCTCGAGGGACATCTCGAGGTGCCGGTTGACGTTCAGATGGTCCCAGTAGAAGCAGGTCACGCACTTCGAGTTGCAGAGGTTCGTCATTCCGAGGATCAGGTACCGCGGGAGGGTCTCCCGGCCGCGAACCCAGTGGGCGGCGAGAACCGCGGGCTTCATCGGGCTCCCGGAGCGGCCCCGGGATCCGGCGCGGCCTCGCGGGACGCGCCGCTCCGGCCCGCCAGCGCGGCGCCGATCCCCGCGACGGTCGCGATCGCGTAGTTCGCATGATGGAGAAAGAACGCCGCGGGCACGGCGGGAAAGAGCGCGGGGTCGCGCCGCCAGACGGGCGCCGAGAATGCCCACGTCGCCGCCGCGTACGCCGCCGCCGCGGGTATGGCGAAACGGCGGCCGAACACGATCGTCCCCGCCGTGGCCGCCGCGGCCGCCGCGAGGAATCCGGCGATCAACGCGACGGGCGCGCCGTCGGGACGTTCGACGAGCCGCCGCCCGCTCTTGACGCGGTAACGCCAGCGCTGGGCGAGGAACGCCGCCGGAAAAGCGCGCCGCCGATGGTGAACGACGAGATCCGGATCGAGCTCGGGGACGACGCCGGCCTTCATGGCACGATGGACGAAGTCGGTGTCCTCCCCGATGTATCCGAGGGTT
This genomic stretch from Thermoanaerobaculia bacterium harbors:
- a CDS encoding PQQ-binding-like beta-propeller repeat protein; the encoded protein is MRRRSRHPAGFLCAAAGALLASVAASAAQRPNVELRTAILPPSLVIAYPSRGSLLDWPKYCGNLAMTGVAAAERAISTTSAPGFVSAWTDTLPGTIASSPIVVDGRVYVGDWSGKEWALDASSGAVLGSADLGTTSAPKCNPPTIGITSAPAVTGGVVYVAGGDDGFYALDAQTLAVLWRTSLGNNLHGYYGWCSPAVIDGVVYQGVSSNCDNPFIPGAVDALDAATGTITASVDLSGGVTGAGVWSSPAIDRAAGTVFVTVASGNSYELGRSYSIARLAVGSLAVEDHWKIPPEDYANVPDADWGSSPTLFTDSGARDLVGAGQKDGYYYAFLRGDLAGGPVWKTALAVGGECPQCGHGTISTAAFDGKRIYVGAGVTPDYTAYGSVNALDPATGSILWTYKAPGAVLAPISFANGVVFAAGGKRCVALDAETGTLLWQTETAAPLYGGIAISNGRIFFGDVAGNLYAFSVPVPAP
- a CDS encoding methylmalonyl-CoA mutase family protein, translating into MGEKESNPLVPEGVSEGRRRWDEKAREAFEKVPAWKSDFTTVSSQEVPELGGPDTQPGFDFERDLGWPGEYPYTRGVQPTMYRGKLWTMRLFAGYGSARQTNARFKYLLAHGQTGLSTAFHLPTLYGYDSDHEMAKGEVGKCGVAVDSLADMETLFDGIDLGAVTTSMTINSTAPIALAMYLAVAEKHGTPWSRVGGTLQNDILKEYIAQKEYIFPPRPSMRLITDQFRFCAENVPKWNTISISGYHIREAGSTALQELAFTLRDGVEYVQYGIEAGLDVDAFAPRLSFFFNAHNDFFEEIAKFRAARRVWAKTMRERFGAKDPRSWSCRFHTQTAGCSLTAQQPYNNVVRTALQALAAVLGGTNSLHTNSLDETLALPTDFAVKVALRTQQIIAHESGVANTIDPLGGSYFVEEMTRRMEQGTFDYFRRIDAFGGMVEAIEAGFPQKEIMDAAYRYQRALDDGEKIVVGVNEFTDSGEEPPLPILYIDEATEEEQRRSLAEVRRTRDGKAVRSALAALRQACRDGVNVMPTLVEAVKSYATVGEISDVMREVFATYEEPVVF
- a CDS encoding radical SAM protein is translated as MKPAVLAAHWVRGRETLPRYLILGMTNLCNSKCVTCFYWDHLNVNRHLEMSLEDYDRALADLGALYSVVLTGGEPTLNRDLPEITRLLYGRHDASNVTMPTNSLIPEQVESVVADALASRKDDRQTFTVGLSLDHLGERHDAIRGARGNFPKVIETYRRLAKLKERTRGFVLNVQTVLASFNMDDLPEITSWVAANFPDIDFHSFELLRPPFPDPTIRALTAEEYAERLRFLRPYWERFDRYRPILRHLKVGARTAELATLEQERMVYPCYAGTISGVLNPEGTVALCEVMWEVGNIRDFDWSFRKAWFSPKAKEMRSRIAARACWCTHSCFMTSSLPFSARGVAHLAREALLPTR